One Coccinella septempunctata chromosome X, icCocSept1.1, whole genome shotgun sequence genomic window carries:
- the LOC123322092 gene encoding Golgi phosphoprotein 3 homolog sauron — protein sequence MNRSDGLVQRRNIIRENNESVLNDPTSSEKKDREEDVEDGDSKETRLTLMEEVLLLGLKDKEGYTSFWNDCISSGLRGCILIELGLRGRVELERAGMRRKGLLSRKLILKNDTPTGDVLLDEALKHIKETEPPETVQCWIEYLSGESWNPLKLRYQLKNVRERLAKNLVEKGVLTTEKQNFLLFDMTTHPLTDDITKSRLIKKIQDAVLAKWVNDPQRMDKRMLALIFLANASDVLENATASLNDDDYELAMKRVRELLDLDFEQESVKPNTSEVLWAVFAAFTK from the exons ATGAATCGATCGGATGGACTAGTACAGAGACGCAATATCATACGTGAAAATAACGAAAGTGTTTTGAATGATCCTACCAGTAGTGAAAAAAAAGATCGTGAGGAGGATGTTGAGGATGGTGATTCTAAAGAAACCAGGTTAACATTGATGGAAGAAGTCTTACTGCTTGGATTAAAAGATAAAGAA GGGTATACATCATTTTGGAATGATTGTATATCAAGTGGTTTAAGGGGATGTATTTTAATTGAGTTGGGTCTTCGAGGTAGGGTAGAATTAGAACGAGCTGGCATGAGGAGAAAAGGATTGCTTTCTAGAAAATTAATTCTAAAGAATGATACACCCACTGGTGATGTTCTTTTAGATGAAGCTTTAAAACATATAAAAGAGACTGAACCCCCTGAAACCGTTCAATGTTGGATCGAATACTTGAGTG GGGAATCTTGGAACCCCTTGAAACTCAGATACCAGCTAAAAAATGTAAGAGAACGACTTGccaaaaatttggtagagaaggGAGTTCTCACAACTGAAAAACAGAATTTTCTCCTATTCGATATGACTACCCATCCTCTTACAGATGATATAACAAAGAGTCGTCTCATTAAAAAG ATCCAAGACGCTGTTCTGGCCAAGTGGGTAAATGATCCTCAGAGAATGGATAAAAGAATGTTAGCTTTAATATTCCTTGCCAACGCTAGTGATGTTCTAGAGAATGCAACTGCTTCCCTTAACGATGATGATTATGAATTAGCTATGAAGAGAGTTCGTGAGTTGCTTGATTTAGATTTTGAACAAGAATCTGTTAAACCTAACACATCTGAAGTCCTTTGGGCAGTATTTGCAGCCTTcacaaaataa
- the LOC123322079 gene encoding potential E3 ubiquitin-protein ligase ariadne-2 has product MESPIKQTSQEEESDMECSDTECYDDYDYYNNDDNDIEDIDPRQTDVEYFNCETLNDEQVERLLNEVVELLSNNLQITPFLAKVLLHSNQWDVPEIVRNYKDNASNLLVRTNIKPAIVPQPPTYSRYITCSVCVTIQNMDKFYSLSCSHMFCKDCWMSHFEVQINQGISTGISCMARDCGILAPEDFVLKHISRANLREKYQQFAFQDYVKSHPCLRFCPGRNCSMVIYSKEVKAKKAVCSFCKTTFCFKCGKDYHAPTECIVIKKWLTKCADDSETANYISAHTKDCPKCNICIEKNGGCNHMQCYSCKHDFCWMCMGDWKTHGSEYYECSRYRENPNIALESAHAQAREALKKYLHYYERWENHSKSLKLEEQTLTKLRNRINQKVMSGLGTWIDWQYLFTAAELLAKCRYTLQYTYPYAYFMEPGPRKELFEYQQAQLEAEIENLSWKVERAETTDRGDLENQMDIAEKRRTTLLKDFLDV; this is encoded by the exons ATGGAAAGTCCTATAAAGCAAACTTCCCAAGAGGAGGAATCTGATATGGAATGCTCAGATACCGAATGTTACGATGATTATGACTATTATAACAACGACGATAACGACATAGAGGACATTGATCCACGTCAAACAGATGTAGAATATTTCAATTGCGAGACATTAAATGATGAACAAGTAGAAAGGTTATTGAACGAAGTAGTGGAACTATTGAGCAATAATCTTCAAATAACACCGTTTTTGGCTAAAGTTCTGTTACATAGTAACCAATGGGATGTACCTGAAATTGTTAGGAACTATAAAGATAACGCATCTAATTTACTTGTTAGAACAAACATAAAGCCTGCCATTGTACCTCAACCTCCAACATATTCACGATATATCACTTGTTCAGTTTGTGTTACTATCCAGAACATGGATAAATTTTATAGCTTATCATGTTCACATATGTTTTGTAAAGACTGTTGGATGTCCCACTTCGAAGTTCAAATTAATCAA GGAATATCAACCGGTATTAGTTGTATGGCAAGAGATTGTGGAATATTGGCACCAGAAGATTTTGTGCTTAAACATATATCTCGTGCCAATCTCCGAGAGAAGTACCAACAATTTGCCTTTCAAGATTACGTCAAGTCTCACCCCTGCTTGAGATTCTGTCCAGGGCGAAATTGTTCTATGGTTATTTACAGTAAAGAGGTGAAAGCGAAGAAAGCCGTTTGTTCATTTTGCAAAACTACATTTTGCTTCAA ATGTGGTAAAGACTATCATGCACCAACTGAATGTATCGTTATAAAGAAGTGGCTAACCAAATGTGCTGATGATAGTGAAACAGCAAATTACATAAGTGCTCATACTAAAGACTGCCCAAAATGTAACATATGTATTGAAAAGAATGGTGGATGTAACCATATGCAGTGTTACTCTTGTAAACACGATTTTTGCTGGATGTGCATGGGTGACTGGAAAACTCATGGATCGGAATATTATGAATGCTCCCGTTACAGGGAAAACCCCAACATTGCTCTGGAATCTGCACATGCTCAG GCCCGTGAAGCTTTGAAGAAATACCTTCATTACTATGAGAGATGGGAAAATCATTCAAAATCCCTGAAGCTAGAAGAACAAACTCTAACTAAATTAAGAAACAGAATCAACCAAAAAGTTATGTCTGGATTGGGCACTTGGATCGACTGGCAGTACCTATTTACTGCTGCCGAACTACTAGCCAAGTGTCGTTACACCTTGCAATATACATATCCCTATGCCTATTTCATGGAACCAGGTCCTAGGAAGGAACTCTTTGAATATCAGCAAGCTCAATTGGAGGCGGAAATAGAAAATTTGTCATGGAAAGTAGAGAGAGCAGAGACAACAGACAGGGGAGATTTGGAAAACCAGATGGATATTGCTGAGAAGCGTAGGACCACgcttttgaaagattttttggATGTGTGA